One Novosphingobium sp. G106 DNA segment encodes these proteins:
- a CDS encoding CoxG family protein: protein MEMKGEQRIAAPRAKVWEALNDAEVLRKCIPGCQSLDKEGDRMKAVVEIKIGPIGARFNGAVTISDANPPESYTISGEGQGGTVGNAKGGAKVRLTEVDGGTLLSYEVDAQVGGRLAQLGGPIIDATAKQLAGKFFTKFGDVVEGPPAGAAPEAAPATVAGAALAAAASGVAVAAPQYVSAAPASGGTLWGWIVAVALAVVTGFLIGRSTEGEIWMIGAILTAVVAAAAGFEAGKRNGAGR from the coding sequence ATGGAAATGAAGGGTGAGCAGAGGATCGCGGCACCCCGCGCGAAAGTGTGGGAAGCGCTGAACGATGCCGAGGTCCTGCGGAAATGCATCCCCGGCTGCCAGTCGCTCGACAAAGAGGGCGACCGCATGAAGGCCGTCGTCGAGATCAAGATCGGGCCGATCGGCGCGCGCTTCAACGGCGCGGTGACGATCTCCGACGCCAATCCGCCCGAAAGCTACACGATCAGCGGCGAAGGGCAGGGCGGCACGGTCGGCAATGCCAAGGGCGGCGCCAAGGTGCGGCTGACCGAAGTCGATGGCGGCACGCTGTTGTCCTATGAAGTAGACGCCCAGGTCGGCGGCCGGCTGGCGCAGCTCGGCGGGCCGATCATCGATGCCACGGCCAAGCAGCTGGCCGGCAAGTTCTTCACCAAGTTCGGCGATGTCGTCGAAGGGCCGCCTGCTGGCGCGGCGCCCGAGGCCGCTCCCGCCACAGTCGCCGGCGCCGCACTGGCTGCCGCCGCTTCCGGGGTCGCGGTCGCTGCCCCGCAATATGTCTCTGCGGCGCCCGCATCGGGCGGTACGCTCTGGGGCTGGATCGTCGCTGTCGCGCTGGCGGTGGTCACCGGCTTCCTCATCGGCCGCAGCACCGAGGGTGAGATCTGGATGATTGGTGCGATCCTGACCGCGGTGGTTGCCGCCGCCGCCGGCTTCGAGGCCGGCAAGCGCAATGGAGCCGGGCGATGA